One genomic region from Trifolium pratense plastid, complete genome encodes:
- the ndhG gene encoding NADH dehydrogenase subunit 6: MDLPETLHDFLLVFLGSGLILGSLGVVLLTNPIFSAFSLGLVLVCISLLYILSNSHFVAASQLLIYVGAINILIIFAVMFMNSCEYYQDFHLWTVGDGITLIVCTSIFVSLITIIPDTSWYGIIWTTRPNQIIEQDLISTSQQIGIHLSTDFFLPFELISIILLVALIGAIVVARQ, from the coding sequence ATGGATTTGCCCGAAACGCTACACGATTTTCTTTTAGTCTTTCTGGGATCGGGTCTTATATTAGGAAGTCTAGGGGTAGTATTACTTACCAACCCCATTTTTTCTGCTTTTTCATTGGGACTGGTTCTTGTTTGTATATCTTTATTATATATTTTATCAAATTCGCATTTTGTAGCTGCATCACAGCTACTTATTTACGTGGGAGCTATTAACATTTTAATCATATTTGCTGTGATGTTCATGAATAGTTGCGAATATTACCAAGATTTTCATCTTTGGACCGTTGGGGATGGAATTACTTTGATAGTTTGTACAAGTATTTTTGTTTCACTAATAACTATTATTCCAGATACATCATGGTACGGAATTATTTGGACGACAAGACCAAATCAGATTATTGAGCAAGATTTAATAAGTACTAGTCAACAAATTGGAATTCATTTATCAACCGATTTTTTTCTTCCATTTGAACTAATTTCAATAATTCTTTTAGTTGCTTTGATAGGTGCAATTGTCGTAGCTCGTCAGTAA
- the ndhH gene encoding NADH dehydrogenase subunit 7, producing MNVPARIKDLMIVNMGPQHPSMHGVLRLIVTLDGEDVIDCEPILGYLHRGMEKIAENRTIIQYLPYVTRWDYLATMFTEAITVNGPEQLGNIQVPKRASYIRVIMLELSRIASHLLWLGPFMADIGAQTPFFYIFRERELIYDLFEAATGMRMMHNYFRIGGVAADLPYGWIDKCFDFCNYFLTRVIEYQKLITRNPIFLERVEGVGVVGREEVLNWGLSGPMLRASGIQWDLRKVDNYECYDEFDWEVQWQKEGDSLARYLVRIGEMMESIKIIQQALEGIPGGPYENLEIRSFDREREPEWNDFEYRFIGKKSSPTFELPQQELYVRVEAPKGELGIFLIGDHNGFPWRWKIRPPGFINLQILPQLVKRMKLADIMTILGSIDIIMGEVDR from the coding sequence ATGAATGTCCCAGCTAGAATAAAAGACCTCATGATAGTCAATATGGGGCCTCAACACCCATCAATGCATGGTGTTCTTCGACTTATTGTTACTCTGGATGGTGAAGATGTTATTGATTGTGAACCAATATTGGGTTATTTACACAGAGGTATGGAAAAAATTGCGGAAAACCGAACAATTATACAATATCTGCCTTATGTAACACGTTGGGATTATTTAGCTACTATGTTCACAGAAGCAATAACCGTAAACGGACCGGAACAATTGGGAAATATTCAAGTACCTAAAAGAGCCAGCTATATACGAGTAATTATGTTGGAATTAAGTCGTATAGCTTCTCATCTACTATGGCTGGGACCTTTTATGGCAGATATTGGTGCACAAACCCCTTTTTTCTATATTTTTAGAGAAAGAGAATTAATATATGATCTATTTGAAGCTGCGACAGGTATGAGAATGATGCATAATTATTTTCGTATTGGGGGAGTAGCGGCTGATCTACCTTATGGTTGGATAGATAAATGTTTTGATTTCTGCAATTATTTTTTAACAAGGGTTATTGAATATCAAAAACTTATTACACGAAATCCTATTTTTTTAGAACGGGTTGAAGGAGTAGGTGTTGTTGGTAGAGAGGAAGTTCTAAATTGGGGGTTATCAGGACCAATGCTTCGGGCTTCCGGAATACAGTGGGATCTACGTAAAGTTGATAATTATGAGTGTTACGACGAATTTGATTGGGAAGTTCAATGGCAAAAAGAAGGAGATTCATTAGCTCGTTATTTAGTTCGAATTGGTGAAATGATGGAATCCATAAAAATAATTCAGCAGGCTTTGGAGGGAATTCCAGGTGGGCCGTATGAAAATTTAGAAATTCGCAGCTTTGATAGAGAAAGGGAGCCAGAATGGAATGATTTTGAATATCGATTCATTGGTAAAAAATCGTCTCCGACTTTTGAATTGCCCCAACAAGAACTTTATGTGAGAGTTGAGGCCCCCAAGGGAGAATTAGGAATTTTTCTAATAGGCGATCATAACGGTTTTCCTTGGAGATGGAAAATTCGTCCACCCGGTTTTATCAATTTGCAAATTCTTCCTCAATTAGTTAAAAGAATGAAATTGGCTGATATTATGACAATACTAGGTAGCATAGATATCATTATGGGAGAAGTTGATCGGTGA
- the ycf2 gene encoding hypothetical chloroplast RF2, translating to MTIKHQDQFESWILELREIVRESKNSLYFVDSWAQFNSAVSCIHVFFHQESLIKLLDFRIWSILFSRNSQRNLYFMIKNVVLFVVIYRISNRKMIETKNIYLTRLLPIPMNSIAPGNNTLEDSKDSFNINRLIVPLLYGPKGKNISERSRRADCSFFSDRWLDLLLLRLDLNPAERSTREQKLFKKEEGVSFVLSRRSERKETVNLFKILRYLQNTVSIHPISPDPECDRVTKDELLTVQNFESEEGFQEMANLFNLSITKPDLMYPEGFSIDYSVLDPKLFFLFSLRSRAKQSANEVCNSRDESKKKSLLVLPPLFYEENDESFYARIIQKWVQTSCRNDFQDAKPRIVLFTSNRSVNQYGLIKNLIQIQYNTYGYIRNLWNQFNRNLEYGIQRYQIQNDIVNHRPRRKYTINQHFSNLKKSQKNCLTERSMNKDRIYKYKWSNGSKNFQEYLDRFISEQNSRFQVVFDNAYSLDWSEVIRKKDLSKSLCFFFSKFLPFFFVSLGSIPVHRSDIHLDELKRPNDPLGNRLLESIGLQIVHLKKRKPFLLDDYYTSQKSKLLINEGTISNTASYFSPISHDQDNWLNPVKPFHRSSLISSFYKVNRLRFLNNQYNFCFNWNKRFSFYAERSWNFNFTYGQFLNILFIQNKKFSLCDGKKKHAFLDRDTISQVSNILIANDFPQSGDGGYNLDKSFHFPTRSDPFVRRAIYSIADISGTPLTEEEIVNFERTNCQPLCDMNLPDSEGKNLHQYLNFDSNMGLIHTPYSEKYLPSEKRKKHSSCLKKSLEKGQMYRNRKFQRKTLYKWKRFRRYIIPWFLTGTAHKYLNLILRETFSDLLVILRRSPKFQKFVSIFHEIIHRRGFERILRKKWSLSQRNPIREISSKSLHNFLVYSTKFFNPNNESALISTRLRCLNIGEFLFSILLLLLVTRYLVHTLSFVSQFNELQKEFEQVKSFMIPSYMIEFRKLVDRYPPSELNSFGLKNIFLVAREQLRNFLEERRGSASGGNMLRGGGPAYGVKDLISIIPNPANRIKFLINTRHFSHTSKAFYSLVRRKRKNVNSDWIFDKIESWIMKTDFIADKEKEFLFQFSTVTTEKRIDQILLSLTNSDHLSKNNCGYQMMEQPGIIYLRYLIDIQKKDLMTYEFNPFCLAERRIFLAHCQTIAYLENLRGASSFGFPSRGKPFSLRLPLSPPKGILVIGSIGTGRSYLVRYLSTNSYVPFITVFLNEFLDNFPKGLELDYDNDEDGVFDEREGTIYSLLPSFEDSCYNVNKFRSEDLDCNFDFDRELDFLSTQDPILKDTIHEWELKRFFLDLQFELAKAMSPCIIWIPDIHDLDSSDLSVGLLANSLESEKSSTNLIIASTHIPKKVDPALIAPNKLSTCIKIRKLLIPQQRKHFFTLSSSKGFHLEKKMLHTNGFGSITLGSTVQDLVALSNEALSISIIQKKSILDNNIIRCALHRKTWDFRSQIRSVQDHGILFYQIGRAVSQNLLLSNCSIDPISIYMKKKSCNGGDSFLYRWYYELGTSMKKLTILLYLLSCSAGSVAQDLWSLPGPNEKNDGITSYKLLENDSDLVHGLLEVEGALVGSSQTGSKFDNDGVTLLLRTERRNPLTMIQNGSRSILDQRFRYEKYESGFEEGEGVLDPQEDLFNHIVWAPRRWRPWGFLFDCLERSNELGFPYWKRSFRDKEIIYDEEDELQENDSEFLQDGTMQYERRYRSSQAQEQGFFQISQFIWAPEDPLFLLFQDDPLVSVFLRREFFADEEISRILFTCQTKQIYWKYQNKRWFRKNTQEQEKNFELLIDRQRWFRTNSSLSNGFSHSKTLSESYQYLSNLFLSNGTLVAQMTKTLLRKRWLFPDEMVLSICANNE from the coding sequence ATGACAATAAAACATCAAGATCAATTCGAATCTTGGATTTTAGAATTGCGAGAAATAGTCAGAGAAAGCAAGAATTCTCTCTATTTCGTAGATTCGTGGGCTCAATTCAATTCTGCGGTATCTTGTATTCACGTTTTTTTCCACCAAGAGAGTTTGATAAAACTCTTAGACTTCCGAATCTGGAGTATCCTATTTTCACGCAATTCACAGAGAAATCTATATTTCATGATCAAGAATGTAGTCCTTTTTGTAGTTATTTATCGTATTAGCAATCGAAAGATGATCGAAACAAAAAATATCTATTTGACAAGGCTGCTTCCTATACCAATGAATTCCATTGCACCCGGCAATAATACATTGGAAGACTCAAAAGATTCGTTCAATATCAATAGGTTGATTGTTCCACTGCTGTATGGTCCAAAAGGAAAAAACATTTCTGAGAGATCTAGAAGAGCCGATTGTTCTTTTTTCTCTGACAGATGGTTAGACCTTCTTCTTCTTCGTCTGGATTTGAATCCTGCTGAGAGGTCGACTCGAGAGCAGAAATTATTTAAGAAAGAGGAAGGTGTTTCTTTTGTTCTTTCGAGGCGATCGGAAAGGAAAGAAACAGTCAATCTATTCAAAATCCTTCGATATTTACAAAATACTGTTTCAATTCATCCTATTTCACCCGATCCAGAATGTGATAGGGTTACGAAGGATGAACTTTTGACAGTTCAAAATTTTGAATCAGAAGAAGGATTTCAAGAAATGGCAAATTTATTCAATCTATCAATAACTAAGCCGGATCTAATGTATCCTGAGGGATTTTCTATTGATTATTCTGTATTGGATCCAAAACTCTTCTTTCTTTTCTCACTTAGGAGCCGTGCGAAACAATCCGCAAACGAGGTATGCAACTCTAGGGATGAATCAAAAAAGAAATCTTTATTGGTTCTACCTCCTCTTTTTTACGAAGAGAATGATGAATCTTTTTATGCAAGGATCATCCAAAAATGGGTCCAGACCTCTTGCCGAAATGATTTTCAAGACGCAAAACCAAGAATAGTGCTGTTTACTAGCAACCGGTCAGTCAATCAATATGGATTAATCAAAAATCTGATTCAAATTCAATATAATACCTACGGGTACATAAGAAATCTCTGGAATCAATTCAATCGCAACTTGGAATATGGAATTCAAAGGTATCAAATACAAAATGATATTGTGAATCATAGACCTAGAAGGAAATACACGATCAACCAACATTTCTCAAATTTGAAAAAGAGTCAGAAGAATTGTCTAACCGAGAGATCCATGAATAAGGATCGAATATATAAATACAAATGGTCCAATGGGAGCAAGAATTTCCAGGAATATTTGGACCGTTTCATTTCGGAGCAGAATAGCCGTTTTCAAGTAGTGTTCGACAATGCATATTCGCTTGATTGGTCTGAGGTTATCCGCAAAAAAGATTTGTCTAAGTCACTTTGTTTCTTTTTTTCCAAGTTTCTTCCTTTTTTCTTTGTGAGTTTGGGGAGTATCCCTGTTCATAGGTCCGACATCCACCTGGATGAATTGAAACGTCCGAACGATCCACTCGGGAATCGGTTGTTAGAATCAATAGGTCTTCAAATCGTTCATTTGAAAAAAAGGAAACCCTTCTTATTGGATGACTATTATACTTCCCAAAAATCAAAATTATTGATCAATGAAGGAACAATTTCTAACACGGCTTCCTATTTCTCACCGATATCCCACGATCAAGACAATTGGCTGAATCCCGTGAAACCGTTTCATAGAAGTTCATTGATATCCTCTTTTTATAAAGTAAATCGACTTCGATTCTTGAATAATCAATATAACTTCTGTTTCAATTGGAACAAAAGATTCTCTTTTTATGCGGAAAGGTCCTGGAATTTTAATTTTACCTATGGACAATTCCTCAACATCTTGTTCATTCAAAACAAAAAATTTTCTTTGTGCGACGGTAAAAAAAAACATGCTTTTTTGGACAGAGATACTATTTCACAGGTATCTAACATATTGATAGCTAACGATTTTCCGCAAAGTGGTGATGGCGGATATAACTTGGACAAATCTTTCCATTTTCCAACTCGATCCGATCCATTCGTTCGTAGAGCTATTTACTCGATCGCAGACATTTCTGGAACACCTTTAACAGAGGAAGAGATTGTGAATTTTGAAAGAACTAACTGTCAACCTCTTTGCGATATGAATCTGCCTGATTCAGAGGGGAAGAACTTGCATCAGTATCTCAATTTCGATTCAAACATGGGTTTGATTCACACTCCATATTCTGAGAAATATTTACCATCCGAAAAGAGGAAAAAACATAGTTCTTGTCTAAAAAAATCCCTTGAAAAAGGGCAGATGTATAGAAATAGAAAATTTCAAAGAAAAACTCTCTACAAATGGAAGAGATTCCGACGGTATATCATACCTTGGTTTCTTACCGGGACAGCGCACAAATATCTCAATTTAATATTGAGAGAGACTTTTTCAGATCTATTGGTGATACTAAGGAGGAGTCCTAAATTTCAAAAATTTGTCTCCATTTTTCATGAAATTATCCATAGGCGTGGATTCGAGCGAATTCTTCGTAAAAAGTGGAGTCTTTCACAACGCAATCCTATACGTGAGATTTCGAGTAAGTCTTTACATAATTTTCTTGTATACAGCACAAAATTTTTTAACCCAAATAATGAGTCAGCATTGATATCGACGCGTTTGAGATGTCTAAATATTGGGGAGTTCCTCTTTTCAATCCTTCTCCTTCTTCTTGTTACTAGATATCTCGTTCATACACTTTCATTTGTTTCTCAATTCAATGAGTTACAGAAAGAGTTCGAACAGGTCAAATCTTTCATGATTCCTTCCTACATGATTGAGTTTCGAAAACTTGTGGATAGGTATCCTCCATCGGAACTGAATTCTTTCGGGTTAAAAAATATCTTTCTAGTCGCTCGGGAACAATTAAGAAATTTTCTAGAAGAAAGACGAGGTTCGGCTTCTGGCGGCAACATGCTAAGGGGTGGTGGTCCCGCTTATGGAGTCAAAGATCTCATAAGTATTATACCAAATCCCGCCAATCGAATCAAGTTTTTGATAAATACGAGACATTTTAGTCATACAAGTAAAGCGTTTTATTCCTTGGTAAGAAGAAAAAGAAAAAATGTGAATAGTGATTGGATTTTTGATAAAATAGAATCCTGGATCATGAAGACTGATTTCATTGCTGATAAAGAAAAAGAATTCTTGTTTCAGTTCTCTACCGTAACAACAGAAAAAAGGATTGATCAAATTTTATTGAGTCTGACGAATAGTGATCATTTATCAAAAAATAATTGTGGTTATCAAATGATGGAGCAACCGGGAATAATTTATTTACGATATTTAATTGACATTCAGAAAAAAGATCTAATGACTTATGAGTTCAATCCATTCTGCTTAGCAGAAAGACGGATATTCCTCGCTCATTGTCAGACAATCGCTTATTTAGAAAACCTGCGTGGGGCTAGTAGTTTTGGTTTCCCATCTCGTGGGAAACCCTTTTCGCTCCGCTTACCCTTATCCCCTCCTAAGGGTATTTTAGTGATAGGTTCGATAGGAACTGGACGATCTTATTTGGTCAGATATTTATCGACAAACTCCTATGTTCCTTTCATTACAGTTTTTCTAAACGAGTTTCTGGATAACTTTCCAAAGGGTTTGGAGCTTGACTATGATAATGATGAGGATGGTGTTTTTGATGAGAGAGAGGGTACCATTTACAGTCTTTTACCTAGTTTTGAGGATAGTTGCTATAATGTCAATAAGTTTCGTAGTGAAGATCTCGACTGTAACTTTGACTTTGATAGGGAATTGGACTTTCTAAGTACGCAGGATCCGATACTTAAGGATACCATACACGAGTGGGAACTAAAGCGATTTTTTCTCGATCTTCAATTCGAATTAGCAAAAGCAATGTCTCCTTGCATAATTTGGATTCCAGACATTCATGATCTGGATTCGAGTGACTTATCCGTGGGTCTATTGGCGAACTCTCTGGAGTCTGAAAAATCTTCTACTAATCTTATTATAGCTTCGACTCATATTCCCAAAAAAGTAGATCCGGCTCTAATAGCCCCGAATAAATTAAGTACATGCATTAAGATACGAAAGCTTCTTATTCCACAACAAAGAAAGCACTTTTTCACTCTTTCATCTAGTAAGGGCTTTCACTTGGAAAAGAAAATGTTACATACTAATGGATTCGGGTCCATAACTCTGGGTTCTACTGTACAAGATCTTGTAGCACTTAGCAACGAGGCGCTATCAATTAGTATTATACAAAAGAAATCCATTTTAGACAATAATATAATTAGATGTGCTCTTCATAGAAAAACTTGGGATTTTAGATCTCAGATAAGATCGGTTCAGGATCATGGGATCCTTTTCTATCAGATAGGAAGGGCTGTTTCACAAAATCTACTTCTAAGTAATTGCTCTATAGATCCTATATCTATCTATATGAAGAAGAAATCATGTAACGGGGGGGATTCTTTTTTGTACAGATGGTACTACGAACTTGGAACAAGCATGAAGAAATTAACGATACTTCTCTATCTTTTGAGCTGTTCCGCCGGATCGGTCGCTCAAGACCTTTGGTCTCTACCCGGCCCTAATGAAAAAAATGATGGGATCACTTCGTATAAACTCCTTGAGAATGATTCTGATCTAGTTCATGGCCTATTAGAAGTAGAAGGTGCTCTGGTGGGATCCTCACAGACAGGAAGTAAGTTTGATAATGATGGAGTGACATTGCTTCTTCGCACCGAACGAAGGAATCCCTTAACTATGATTCAAAATGGATCTCGTTCTATCCTTGATCAGAGATTTCGCTATGAAAAATATGAATCGGGGTTCGAAGAAGGGGAAGGAGTCCTCGACCCGCAGGAAGATTTATTCAATCACATAGTTTGGGCCCCTAGAAGATGGCGCCCTTGGGGCTTTCTATTTGATTGTCTTGAAAGGTCCAATGAATTGGGATTTCCCTACTGGAAAAGGTCATTTCGGGACAAGGAGATCATTTATGATGAAGAGGATGAGCTTCAAGAGAATGATTCAGAGTTCTTGCAGGATGGAACCATGCAGTACGAGAGACGATATAGATCTTCCCAAGCCCAAGAACAAGGCTTTTTTCAAATAAGCCAATTCATTTGGGCCCCCGAGGATCCACTCTTTTTGCTATTCCAAGATGATCCTCTTGTATCTGTGTTTTTACGTCGAGAATTTTTTGCAGATGAAGAGATATCAAGGATCCTTTTCACTTGCCAAACAAAACAAATTTATTGGAAATATCAAAATAAACGCTGGTTTAGGAAGAATACGCAAGAGCAAGAAAAGAATTTCGAATTGTTGATTGATCGCCAGAGATGGTTTCGAACCAATAGTTCATTATCAAATGGATTTTCACATTCTAAAACTCTATCCGAGAGTTATCAATATTTATCAAATCTATTCCTGTCTAACGGAACCCTCGTGGCTCAAATGACAAAGACATTGTTGAGAAAAAGATGGCTTTTCCCGGACGAGATGGTTCTTAGTATCTGTGCTAATAATGAATGA
- the psaC gene encoding photosystem I subunit VII, with product MSHSVKIYDTCIGCTQCVRACPTDVLEMIPWDGCKAKQIASAPRTEDCVGCKRCESACPTDFLSVRVYLWSETTRSMGLSY from the coding sequence ATGTCCCATTCAGTAAAGATTTATGATACATGTATAGGATGTACTCAATGTGTCCGAGCCTGTCCCACAGATGTATTAGAAATGATACCTTGGGATGGATGTAAAGCTAAGCAAATAGCTTCTGCCCCAAGAACAGAGGACTGTGTAGGTTGTAAGAGGTGTGAGTCCGCTTGTCCGACGGATTTCTTAAGTGTTCGAGTTTATTTATGGAGTGAAACAACTCGAAGTATGGGTCTATCTTATTGA
- the ndhI gene encoding NADH dehydrogenase subunit I, producing MFLMVTGFMNYGQQTVRAARYIGQSFMIILSHANRLPVTIQYPYEKLITSERFRGRIHFEFDKCIACEVCVRVCPIDLPVVDWKLETDIRKKRLLNYSIDFGICIFCGNCIEYCPTNCLSMTEEYELSTYDRHELNYNQIALGRLPMSVIDDYTIRTIRIKN from the coding sequence ATGTTCCTTATGGTAACTGGGTTCATGAATTATGGTCAACAAACAGTCCGAGCTGCAAGGTACATTGGTCAAAGTTTCATGATTATCTTATCTCACGCAAATCGTTTACCTGTAACTATTCAATATCCGTATGAAAAATTAATCACATCAGAACGTTTCCGCGGTCGAATCCATTTTGAATTTGATAAATGTATTGCTTGTGAAGTATGTGTTCGTGTCTGTCCTATAGATTTACCCGTTGTTGATTGGAAACTAGAAACGGATATTCGAAAGAAACGCTTGCTAAATTACAGTATTGATTTCGGAATCTGTATTTTTTGTGGTAACTGTATTGAGTATTGTCCAACCAATTGTTTATCGATGACTGAAGAATATGAGCTTTCAACTTATGATCGTCACGAATTGAATTATAATCAAATTGCTTTGGGCCGTTTACCAATGTCAGTAATTGATGATTATACAATTCGAACAATTCGTATAAAAAATTAA
- the ndhE gene encoding NADH dehydrogenase subunit 4L: MMLEHVLVLSAYLFSIGIYGLITSRNMVRALMCLELILNAVNINLVTFSDFFDNRQLKGNLFSIFVIAIAAAEAAIGLAIVSSIARNRKSIRINQSNLLNK, encoded by the coding sequence ATGATGCTCGAACATGTACTTGTTTTGAGTGCCTATTTATTTTCTATTGGTATCTATGGATTGATCACGAGCCGAAATATGGTTAGAGCCCTTATGTGTCTTGAACTTATACTGAATGCAGTTAATATAAATCTCGTAACTTTTTCTGATTTTTTTGATAATCGCCAATTAAAAGGAAATCTTTTTTCAATTTTTGTTATAGCTATTGCAGCCGCCGAAGCAGCTATCGGACTGGCTATTGTTTCCTCAATTGCTCGTAACAGAAAATCAATTCGCATCAATCAATCGAATTTGTTGAATAAATAG
- the rps15 gene encoding ribosomal protein S15: MIKKSFIPVISQKKKEEENPGSVEFQVFNFTNKIRRLTSHFELHPKDYLSQRGLRIILGKRQRLLSYLSKKNKIRYKNLINQLGIRDSQIR, encoded by the coding sequence ATGATAAAAAAATCATTTATACCTGTTATTTCACAAAAAAAAAAAGAAGAGGAAAACCCCGGATCAGTTGAATTTCAAGTATTCAATTTCACTAATAAGATACGAAGACTTACTTCACATTTTGAATTACACCCAAAAGACTATTTATCTCAACGAGGTTTACGTATAATTCTGGGAAAACGGCAACGACTACTGTCTTATTTGTCAAAGAAAAATAAAATACGTTATAAAAACTTAATAAATCAGTTGGGTATTCGTGATTCACAAATTCGTTAA
- the ndhA gene encoding NADH dehydrogenase subunit 1, producing MIIDTTEVQDINSFSGLESFKEVYGILWILVPILILVLGITISVLAIVWLEREISAGIQQRIGPEYAGPFGILQALADGTKLLFKENLIPSRGDIRLFSIGPSISVISILISYSVIPFGYNFVLSDFNIGVFLWIAVSSIAPIGLLMSGYGSNNKYSFLGGLRAAAQSISYEIPLTLCVLSISLLSNSLSTVDIVDAQSKYGFWGWNLWRQPMGFIVFLISSLAECERLPFDLPEAEEELVAGYQTEYSGIRFGLFYVASYLNLFISSLFVTVLYLGGSNIFIPYISEVFEINKTYGVFGTTIDLFITLAKTYFFLFVSILTRWSLPRLRMDQLLNLGWKFLLPISLGNLLLTTSSQLFSL from the exons ATGATAATTGATACAACGGAAGTCCAAGATATAAATTCTTTTTCCGGGTTGGAATCTTTCAAAGAGGTCTACGGAATTCTATGGATACTTGTACCGATTTTGATTCTTGTATTAGGAATCACGATAAGTGTACTAGCAATTGTATGGTTAGAAAGAGAAATATCTGCAGGGATACAACAGCGTATTGGACCCGAATACGCCGGTCCTTTTGGAATTCTTCAAGCTCTAGCAGACGGAACAAAACTACTATTCAAAGAGAATCTTATTCCATCTAGGGGAGATATTCGTTTATTCAGTATCGGACCATCCATATCCGTCATATCAATTCTAATAAGTTATTCAGTAATTCCCTTTGGCTATAACTTTGTTTTATCTGATTTCAATATCGGTGTTTTTTTATGGATTGCTGTTTCGAGTATTGCTCCCATTGGACTTCTTATGTCGGGATATGGGTCAAATAATAAATATTCCTTTTTGGGTGGTCTACGAGCTGCTGCTCAATCGATTAGTTATGAAATACCATTAACTCTATGTGTCTTATCAATATCTCT ATTATCTAACAGTTTAAGTACAGTTGATATAGTTGATGCGCAATCAAAATATGGTTTTTGGGGCTGGAATTTGTGGCGTCAACCTATGGGTTTCATCGTTTTTCTAATTTCATCGCTAGCAGAATGTGAAAGATTACCTTTTGATTTACCAGAAGCAGAAGAAGAATTAGTAGCGGGTTATCAAACAGAATATTCGGGTATTAGATTTGGTTTATTTTATGTTGCTTCCTATTTAAACCTTTTTATTTCTTCATTATTTGTAACAGTTCTTTACTTGGGCGGTTCAAATATCTTTATTCCGTACATATCTGAGGTTTTTGAAATAAATAAAACATATGGAGTTTTTGGAACTACAATTGATCTCTTTATTACATTAGCTAAAACTTATTTTTTCTTATTCGTTTCTATCCTAACAAGATGGTCTTTGCCTAGACTAAGAATGGATCAATTATTAAATCTTGGATGGAAATTTCTTTTACCTATTTCTCTTGGCAATCTATTATTAACAACTTCGTCTCAATTGTTTTCACTGTAA